From Bacteroidota bacterium, the proteins below share one genomic window:
- a CDS encoding IS91 family transposase: protein MRPACEVAQVIRQLGEQVERSKQLNHWQKRTLRLIRDCRTAALGGHLDQCPGCSHLRMSYNSCRNRHCPKCQGLAREDWVAARKAELLPVPYFHVVFTLPGELNRLCLYAPERVYDALFATAWSVIDSFAGDGVHLGARTGMIAILHTWGQNLSLHPHLHCIVLGGGISPAGYWKRARSKGRFLFPVKALSRVMRARMVAALRKAFPGEDPQLFRALFTKPWVVYAKRPFAGPGAVIDYLGRYTHKIAISNSRLISCDAERVRFRYKDYRDGSTKKVMELSPMEFIRRFAQHILPRGFVRIRHYGILSSRKKAVSIPQIILQLQGKIISLTRYQRSKAPAVVCPCCKKLLMRTILRFDHRGPPARYRNLTTSSEPQ, encoded by the coding sequence GTGAGGCCGGCCTGCGAAGTAGCGCAGGTCATACGGCAACTAGGGGAACAGGTTGAGCGCAGCAAGCAGCTCAACCACTGGCAAAAGCGCACGCTGCGCCTGATCCGGGACTGCCGCACGGCAGCCCTGGGCGGTCACCTGGACCAGTGTCCGGGCTGTTCCCACCTGCGCATGAGCTACAACAGTTGCCGGAACCGCCACTGCCCCAAGTGCCAGGGGCTGGCGCGGGAAGACTGGGTGGCAGCCCGCAAGGCGGAGCTGTTGCCGGTGCCGTACTTCCACGTGGTGTTCACCCTGCCCGGGGAACTCAACCGCCTGTGCCTGTACGCACCGGAGCGGGTCTATGACGCGCTCTTTGCCACGGCATGGAGCGTGATCGACTCCTTTGCAGGGGACGGCGTTCACCTGGGTGCGCGTACGGGCATGATCGCCATATTGCACACCTGGGGCCAGAACCTCTCCCTGCATCCGCACCTGCACTGCATTGTGCTCGGCGGAGGCATCTCTCCTGCCGGCTATTGGAAGCGGGCCCGCTCCAAGGGCCGGTTCCTCTTCCCGGTAAAAGCCCTGAGCCGGGTGATGCGTGCCCGGATGGTGGCCGCGCTGCGCAAGGCCTTTCCTGGAGAAGACCCGCAGCTCTTCCGCGCGCTCTTCACCAAACCCTGGGTGGTGTATGCCAAGCGTCCTTTTGCCGGGCCCGGGGCGGTGATCGACTACCTGGGGCGTTACACCCACAAGATCGCCATCAGTAACAGCCGACTGATCAGTTGCGATGCGGAGCGGGTGCGCTTCCGGTACAAAGACTATCGGGATGGCAGTACGAAAAAGGTGATGGAGCTATCGCCGATGGAGTTCATCCGGCGTTTTGCGCAGCACATCCTGCCCAGAGGTTTTGTGCGCATCCGGCACTACGGCATCCTCTCCAGCCGCAAGAAGGCCGTGAGCATCCCGCAGATCATCCTGCAGTTGCAGGGAAAGATCATCTCCCTTACCCGGTACCAGCGCAGCAAAGCCCCGGCGGTGGTGTGTCCCTGTTGTAAAAAGCTCCTGATGAGAACCATCCTGCGGTTCGACCACCGGGGCCCACCGGCGCGTTACCGAAACCTCACGACCTCATCCGAACCTCAATGA